In the Oceanispirochaeta sp. genome, TGGAGAATTTTTTTACCGTTGACTCTCAGTTTTAAACGATCCATATTATGATGAACATCAAGTTGTCCGGGGTATGGACGCAATGCCGCTTCCAGGATCAGGTCATCCTGATAGAATTCCGGAGAAATATTAAAAGTTGACTCATAATACCCGGGGAAACCAGCCTTTATCTGGTATGTAAATCCTGAAACAACCGTTGTATCCCTTGTAAGAGGATACCAATCACCCTTTGAATTCCGGATAAAAACATGCCCTTCAGGAGACAAAGGCTCTCCTGTCAGTGTATCTGTCAGGATAAGTTTCACATCCATGGGCCGCGATTGAAGGGGAGGAGCCGTCAGTTCTATGACAAGAGTCCTCCCCTGAACAGAGAGGGGAGGAAGATAAAAGCTTTTCCACACAACCCTGTTCCCCCAATTTGCTTTCAACCTGTAAAATCCACTTTTTTTATAAAATGAATTTCCAGAAAAAACCGCATGATCCCAAATCTCAAGAGATTTCAAAGAACTTCCCTCTTCCCGGAACAGTTCAAGACTCTTAAGGGGAAAAGCTTCTCCCTGCCCCTCCTGGTACAATTCAAAGGAAAATCCGCCGACCTGTTCTGGAAGAAACCATTGATAAAAGTGCCCTCCAAACAAGAGACCAGAAAGAACAACTATCATCAAAAATAAAAACAGCAGGGTAATCAGGAATGTTTTACGAGACTTCTTTTTCACGCCCAGAACCTGGGAGAAGCCTGAGTTTCCATTAATTTTACGGGTTTTCCCTTTAAATGCCGGTTGAGAAGTCAAAGTTCTTATTCTCCGGGAAAGATCCTCAATGGAACTCTCATCATTCATTCTGAAGGAGCTGAGAGCTTTCAGCACACGAAAAGACGAGGGATACCGAAGCAGGGGCACCCGGAAAATACAGCGCCTGATAATCAACCAGCTTGAAATTCCATAAGAGCGGATCAAAAACAATAAGGAGGGATGCCGACCTTTCAGTACAGCCCTCCGCATAT is a window encoding:
- a CDS encoding serine/threonine-protein kinase, whose protein sequence is IGYLGLHPTLKRKVVLKKLNLRGKKSFYDRFLQEAALMMDLNHDHIVKVYDHFKEGSRHFMVMEFVEGASLDRIIEQSGPLNHETIRYILRCCCKALNYIHDRKIIHRDIKPSNIFISQNGDVKLGDFGIAMLEDPADHDEQDNRVEHPLIGTPSYMAPEQFSGHGKITLRTDLYALGVSYYELLTNRKLFEAETLEDMRRAVLKGRHPSLLFLIRSYGISSWLIIRRCIFRVPLLRYPSSFRVLKALSSFRMNDESSIEDLSRRIRTLTSQPAFKGKTRKINGNSGFSQVLGVKKKSRKTFLITLLFLFLMIVVLSGLLFGGHFYQWFLPEQVGGFSFELYQEGQGEAFPLKSLELFREEGSSLKSLEIWDHAVFSGNSFYKKSGFYRLKANWGNRVVWKSFYLPPLSVQGRTLVIELTAPPLQSRPMDVKLILTDTLTGEPLSPEGHVFIRNSKGDWYPLTRDTTVVSGFTYQIKAGFPGYYESTFNISPEFYQDDLILEAALRPYPGQLDVHHNMDRLKLRVNGKKILQGGLWLDSKGRFGTLATEGNSWPLPPGIYELTWSGAGWKKHQKLTIRTGELVVYRITQDNQGLPHFDIDRRVME